The bacterium genome contains a region encoding:
- the mrdA gene encoding penicillin-binding protein 2, which translates to MSIRSLQDESVSDRLRKAQVAQIFFVLPFLLLISVFFRYQVLHTSEYQLHSEENRLRRIELPPPRGLILDRNGAVLAENIPSYSLEIYPLPVDSMTILLHRLAPLLDLDPEQQDQLAEDFSRHRNTPLKVSGNIDQKTLAVVEEHRNELPNIHLRSDMKRHYVLGEAVAHVLGYVGEINDREMEQDRYKDYSMGSLIGRSGIEAQYEPALHGRQGIKFVEVDARGRELGPFQDRPPLLPEPGRDLQLTIDSRLQQAMASIMDTVAIGAMVAMDPNSGEILAMVSRPSFDPNNLSAGISGRELRQLLFHPNKPFLNRTIQGVYPPGSTFKVFTAMVGAELGYIHPDYSGLEAVCRGGLQYGRRFFKCWEPRGHGRVNIFSAIVLSCDTFFYQLGIKIGLDKFCEIGRQSGIFDKTGIDLPNEEHGLIPDESWYNRTHGKGNWGPGNVLNLSIGQGEISMTPLEIASLYAAVATGGRRYRPHLVRGDIQQFRLPDLMFQRENIRMLMDPLSGVINDESRGTARGSRLWGHELHMGGKTGTAQNPHGEAHSLFVGIYPMEAPEIVVSIVIEFGGHGSAAARLVRDLVLEYIRLKEMDNPKALAATAPATSTAPETPAAASGPDKPSAAPETVAAPAAATVTDSLNTGTR; encoded by the coding sequence ACCAGCGAGTACCAGCTGCACTCCGAGGAGAACCGCCTGCGCCGGATCGAGCTACCGCCGCCGCGCGGGCTGATCCTTGACCGCAACGGCGCGGTGCTGGCCGAGAACATCCCCTCCTACTCGCTGGAAATCTACCCCTTGCCGGTGGATTCGATGACGATCCTGCTGCACCGTCTGGCCCCGCTGCTGGACCTCGACCCGGAGCAGCAGGACCAGTTGGCCGAGGATTTCAGCCGTCACCGCAACACGCCGCTCAAGGTTTCGGGGAATATCGACCAGAAAACCCTGGCCGTGGTGGAGGAGCACCGCAACGAACTGCCCAATATCCACCTGCGCTCGGACATGAAACGCCACTATGTGCTGGGTGAGGCCGTGGCCCATGTCCTGGGCTACGTGGGCGAGATCAACGACCGCGAGATGGAGCAGGATCGCTACAAGGACTACAGCATGGGCAGCCTGATCGGCCGCAGCGGGATCGAGGCCCAGTACGAGCCGGCGCTGCACGGCCGCCAGGGGATCAAGTTCGTGGAGGTTGACGCCCGCGGGCGCGAGCTGGGTCCGTTCCAGGACCGCCCGCCGCTTTTGCCCGAGCCGGGCCGGGACCTGCAACTGACCATCGACAGCCGTCTGCAGCAGGCCATGGCCTCGATCATGGACACGGTGGCGATCGGGGCGATGGTGGCGATGGACCCTAACAGCGGCGAGATACTGGCCATGGTCAGCCGGCCCTCGTTCGACCCGAACAACCTCTCGGCCGGCATCTCGGGCCGCGAGCTGCGGCAGCTTTTGTTCCACCCGAACAAGCCGTTCCTCAACCGCACGATCCAGGGGGTCTACCCCCCCGGCTCGACTTTCAAGGTGTTCACCGCCATGGTCGGGGCGGAGCTGGGCTACATCCATCCGGATTACTCCGGCCTGGAGGCGGTTTGCCGGGGCGGACTGCAGTATGGGCGGCGCTTTTTCAAGTGCTGGGAGCCGAGGGGGCACGGACGGGTGAACATCTTTTCGGCCATCGTCCTGTCCTGCGACACCTTTTTCTACCAGCTCGGCATCAAGATCGGTCTGGACAAGTTCTGCGAGATAGGACGTCAGAGCGGCATCTTCGACAAGACCGGCATCGACCTGCCCAACGAGGAGCACGGGCTGATCCCGGACGAGAGCTGGTACAACCGCACCCACGGCAAGGGCAACTGGGGGCCGGGCAACGTGCTGAACCTCTCGATCGGCCAGGGCGAGATATCGATGACTCCGCTGGAGATAGCTTCGCTCTACGCGGCTGTCGCCACCGGGGGCAGGCGCTACCGTCCGCACCTGGTGCGGGGTGACATCCAGCAGTTCCGTCTGCCCGACCTGATGTTCCAGCGCGAGAACATCCGGATGCTGATGGATCCGCTCTCCGGGGTGATCAACGACGAGAGCCGGGGCACCGCCCGCGGCAGCCGTCTCTGGGGCCACGAGCTGCACATGGGCGGCAAGACCGGCACGGCGCAGAACCCGCACGGCGAGGCCCACAGCCTGTTCGTGGGCATCTACCCGATGGAGGCCCCGGAAATAGTGGTCTCCATAGTGATCGAGTTCGGCGGGCACGGCTCGGCGGCGGCCCGGCTGGTGCGCGACCTGGTGCTGGAGTACATCCGGCTCAAGGAAATGGACAACCCGAAAGCCCTGGCCGCAACCGCACCGGCGACGTCCACCGCGCCCGAAACGCCGGCCGCGGCCTCCGGGCCGGACAAACCGTCCGCCGCCCCCGAAACAGTGGCTGCGCCCGCCGCCGCCACTGTCACGGACAGCCTCAACACAGGAACGCGATGA
- the rodA gene encoding rod shape-determining protein RodA produces MDWLKKYDWFLLSLVLALTLSGIAMIYSADQIQTTRLSGVLHHRRQLLWLVASIVVLLITSTVNLRTVESLSYPIYALVNIGLVILLLTASGVERWIDIPGTTIKIQPSEMAKMSVILALAAYFANRKKKIEGLKDLIVPMIIMGIPGVLTLLQPDLGTAIVFFFIYFGMLYWAGLRPIYLFLLLSPVISFFLALVSLLGQMTLPLWGVFFVILVALVFYNRIFLMDALIILTANLATGILTSPLWNSLKPYQQNRILVFFQPERDPQGTGWQIIQSKVSIGSGGLLGKGYLEGTQKNLAFLPAQHTDFIFPLVGEEFGFIGVAIILALFFLLVYRIVELARIAGSSYASMAAFGIASFLFGHIIINVGMTVGLMPITGLPLPLFSYGGSFLMTCYLAVGLLQRIYLDRSGL; encoded by the coding sequence ATGGACTGGCTTAAGAAATACGACTGGTTTCTGCTGAGCCTGGTGCTGGCCCTGACCCTCTCCGGGATAGCGATGATCTACAGCGCCGACCAGATCCAGACCACCCGCCTTTCCGGTGTGCTGCACCACCGTCGCCAGCTGCTCTGGCTGGTGGCCTCGATAGTGGTGCTGCTTATAACCAGCACGGTGAACCTGCGCACCGTGGAGTCGCTCTCCTACCCGATCTACGCCCTGGTCAACATCGGGCTGGTCATTCTCCTGCTCACGGCCAGCGGTGTGGAGCGCTGGATCGACATCCCCGGCACCACGATCAAGATACAGCCCTCGGAAATGGCCAAGATGAGCGTGATCCTGGCCCTGGCCGCTTATTTCGCCAACCGGAAGAAAAAGATCGAGGGCCTGAAGGACCTTATCGTGCCGATGATAATCATGGGCATCCCCGGGGTGCTCACCCTGCTGCAGCCCGACCTGGGCACTGCCATCGTGTTTTTCTTCATCTATTTCGGCATGCTCTACTGGGCAGGCCTGCGACCGATCTACCTGTTCCTTCTGCTCAGCCCGGTGATCAGTTTCTTCCTCGCCCTGGTCAGCCTGCTGGGCCAGATGACCCTGCCGCTCTGGGGTGTGTTCTTCGTCATTCTGGTGGCCTTGGTGTTCTACAACCGGATATTCCTGATGGACGCGCTGATAATCCTGACCGCCAACCTGGCCACCGGCATCCTCACCTCGCCGCTCTGGAACAGCCTCAAGCCCTACCAGCAGAACCGTATCCTGGTGTTTTTCCAGCCCGAGCGCGACCCCCAGGGCACAGGCTGGCAGATCATCCAGAGCAAGGTCTCTATCGGCTCGGGCGGACTTCTGGGCAAGGGCTACCTGGAAGGGACCCAGAAAAACCTGGCCTTCCTGCCGGCCCAGCACACGGATTTCATCTTCCCGCTGGTGGGAGAGGAATTCGGATTTATCGGCGTGGCCATAATTCTTGCGCTTTTTTTCCTGCTCGTGTACCGTATTGTCGAGCTGGCCCGGATAGCCGGCAGCAGCTACGCCAGCATGGCGGCTTTCGGGATCGCCAGTTTCCTGTTCGGCCACATCATAATCAACGTGGGCATGACCGTAGGCCTGATGCCCATTACCGGCCTGCCGCTGCCGCTGTTCAGCTACGGCGGCTCGTTCCTGATGACCTGCTATCTGGCGGTGGGCCTGTTGCAGCGTATCTACCTCGACCGGAGCGGACTGTAA
- a CDS encoding glycosyltransferase family 2 protein, producing MESQPTAAGGVDVSVLVPVYNESGSLAELHARLSAVLEATGRSFEILFVDDGSTDGSVAILEKLSRADRRVRLVRFRRNFGKSAALEAGFSRVRGDLVFTMDADLQDDPDEIPAFIAKLEEGFDLVSGWKAKRHDPLSKTLPSKLFNRVTSLVSGLRLHDFNCGFKLYRAEVVRSLRVYGELHRYLPALAHFQGWRVTEIPVRHHARRHGVSKFGSSRLVKGYLDLMTVVFLNRYTRRPLHFFGTLGSIFCAAGFGIGCYFVWYWLLNHNIGGRVPLLLFAVFLMLSGIQLISTGLIGEMLAARSDRGEPAYRLAGDSDNESDRISD from the coding sequence ATGGAATCGCAGCCCACAGCCGCGGGCGGCGTGGATGTCTCGGTGCTCGTGCCGGTCTACAACGAGTCCGGGTCGCTGGCGGAGCTGCACGCGCGCCTGAGTGCGGTGCTGGAGGCCACGGGACGCTCGTTCGAGATTCTGTTCGTGGATGACGGGAGCACGGACGGCTCGGTGGCTATACTCGAAAAGTTAAGCCGTGCCGACCGCCGGGTGCGTCTGGTGCGGTTCCGCCGCAATTTCGGCAAGAGCGCGGCCCTGGAGGCCGGGTTCTCGCGCGTGCGCGGGGATCTGGTGTTCACCATGGACGCCGACCTGCAGGATGACCCGGATGAGATCCCCGCTTTCATCGCCAAGCTGGAGGAGGGCTTTGACCTGGTCTCGGGCTGGAAAGCCAAGCGCCACGACCCCCTGAGCAAGACCCTGCCCTCCAAGCTGTTCAACCGCGTGACCTCGCTGGTTAGCGGCCTGCGCCTGCACGATTTCAACTGCGGGTTCAAGCTCTACCGCGCCGAGGTGGTCCGCTCGCTGAGGGTTTACGGCGAGCTGCACCGCTACCTTCCCGCCCTGGCGCATTTCCAGGGCTGGCGCGTCACCGAGATCCCGGTGCGGCATCACGCCCGCCGCCACGGGGTGAGCAAGTTCGGCTCCAGCCGCCTGGTCAAGGGCTACCTGGACCTGATGACCGTGGTGTTCCTGAACCGCTACACCCGGCGGCCGCTGCACTTTTTCGGCACCCTTGGCTCCATTTTCTGCGCGGCCGGGTTCGGGATCGGCTGCTACTTTGTCTGGTACTGGCTGCTCAACCACAACATCGGGGGACGGGTGCCGCTGCTGCTGTTCGCCGTGTTCCTGATGCTGAGCGGAATCCAGCTCATCTCCACAGGCCTGATCGGCGAGATGCTGGCCGCGCGCAGCGACCGCGGCGAGCCCGCCTACCGTCTGGCCGGCGACAGTGACAACGAGAGCGACCGGATTTCAGACTGA